A genomic segment from Stenotrophomonas maltophilia encodes:
- a CDS encoding cation diffusion facilitator family transporter, giving the protein METAREQRILKFSIGITLAVSAVGFGGGLLVGSQAILFDGVYSLVDVALTLVSLSVLRLVAREQSPRFQYGYWHLEPMVEALGGVILSLACVYALANAVIGLTTGGHEVKFGPALWWAALLSASNLAMAAFVAQRARHLRSALLWLDVRGWLLGGLMSLAVVLAFVLALALHGGEWHHWVPYLDSIVLALISLAVLPVPARSAWKAMREVLQVAPDDLDRRVQQVMQAFVAERGYAGFTSHVAKMGRMRFIEIHVLADPTTPLGSVGEVDAMRDEIAVRLDARGSTFWLTIDFTADPAWT; this is encoded by the coding sequence ATGGAGACCGCGCGCGAGCAACGCATCCTGAAGTTCTCGATCGGGATCACCCTGGCGGTGAGCGCGGTCGGCTTCGGCGGTGGCCTGCTGGTGGGATCGCAGGCCATCCTGTTCGACGGCGTGTACAGCCTGGTCGACGTCGCCCTGACCCTGGTGTCGTTGTCGGTGCTGCGGCTGGTGGCGCGGGAGCAGAGCCCGCGCTTCCAGTACGGCTACTGGCACCTGGAGCCGATGGTCGAGGCGCTGGGCGGTGTGATCCTGTCGCTGGCCTGCGTGTATGCGCTGGCCAATGCTGTGATCGGCCTGACCACGGGCGGGCACGAAGTGAAATTCGGGCCCGCGCTGTGGTGGGCGGCGCTGCTGAGTGCCAGCAACCTGGCGATGGCGGCGTTCGTCGCGCAGCGGGCGCGGCACCTGCGCTCCGCCCTGTTGTGGCTGGACGTGCGCGGCTGGTTGCTGGGCGGGCTGATGAGCCTGGCGGTGGTGCTGGCATTCGTGTTGGCGCTGGCCCTGCACGGTGGTGAGTGGCACCACTGGGTGCCGTACCTGGATTCGATCGTGCTGGCGTTGATCAGCCTGGCGGTGCTGCCGGTGCCGGCGCGCAGCGCGTGGAAGGCCATGCGCGAAGTGCTGCAGGTGGCACCCGATGATCTGGACCGGCGCGTGCAGCAGGTGATGCAGGCGTTCGTGGCCGAGCGTGGCTATGCCGGTTTCACCAGCCACGTGGCGAAGATGGGGCGGATGCGCTTCATCGAGATCCATGTGCTGGCTGACCCGACCACGCCGCTGGGGTCGGTGGGCGAGGTCGATGCGATGCGCGATGAGATCGCGGTGCGGCTGGATGCCCGCGGCAGCACGTTCTGGCTGACCATCGATTTCACCGCAGACCCGGCGTGGACGTGA
- a CDS encoding energy transducer TonB family protein, translating to MSERGQHWQAIAISIGLHLLPLLLLVHWVATPPLLPPPEQDVRISLRLLAPATPPQPVEERQADAPSQAQQARASQPTKSPPPPKPTAAREGEVAASERGGPGRHALPVAPPAAVTDASPAPASITAAPPAPDAPPADFQAGAASDQWEARLMARLERYRYYPAAARSRRQQGTAWVRASIDREGRLLALRLEQSSGQPMLDDAALQTFRRAQPLPPIPVEMKAPQELVVPVEYYLR from the coding sequence ATGAGTGAGCGCGGCCAACACTGGCAGGCGATCGCCATCAGCATCGGCCTGCACCTGTTGCCCTTGCTGCTGTTGGTGCACTGGGTGGCCACGCCACCGTTGCTGCCGCCGCCTGAGCAGGACGTGCGCATCAGCCTGCGCCTGCTGGCGCCGGCGACGCCGCCCCAGCCAGTGGAAGAACGCCAGGCCGACGCCCCGAGCCAGGCGCAGCAGGCGCGCGCATCGCAACCGACGAAGTCGCCGCCTCCACCGAAGCCCACCGCCGCACGCGAGGGCGAGGTGGCTGCCAGCGAACGCGGTGGCCCTGGCCGGCACGCCCTGCCGGTCGCCCCGCCTGCGGCCGTGACCGATGCAAGTCCCGCACCGGCATCGATCACGGCCGCGCCGCCCGCTCCCGACGCACCACCGGCGGACTTCCAGGCCGGCGCCGCCAGCGACCAGTGGGAAGCCCGCCTGATGGCGCGGCTGGAGCGTTACCGCTACTACCCCGCCGCCGCGCGCTCGCGCCGGCAGCAGGGGACGGCCTGGGTCAGGGCCAGCATCGATCGCGAGGGACGCCTGCTGGCGCTGCGGTTGGAACAGTCCAGTGGCCAACCGATGCTCGACGATGCCGCGCTGCAGACGTTCCGCCGCGCGCAGCCGCTGCCGCCCATTCCCGTGGAAATGAAGGCACCGCAGGAACTGGTGGTGCCAGTGGAGTACTACCTGCGCTAG
- a CDS encoding FecR family protein, which translates to MSQEAIAREAARWWLDGHDGGRDERAFNQWYHADARHAAQYQHLQALWQAGDATPSLQRHQRKRQRRRLRDAGTAVLLLCALGLYTRQAAPPAAQVMRTAAGEIREEVLPDGSHVLLSPGSEVHVRIDAQRRQLQLQHGQAWFKVATDAQHPFQVHTTHGKVTALGTAFDLAVQDNDSVVTVTEHRVRVDSGTRSEQAIEGQQLRFDGQAPIIGLADSYGALAWRERRLHWVSTPLAEVTQDLDRWHGGHTWIIGAHLRQQPVTLLGSADGAARSRDQLATQLHVRVLRLGAGVQVWLPPRRGHRDAP; encoded by the coding sequence ATGAGCCAGGAGGCCATCGCGCGCGAGGCCGCACGTTGGTGGCTGGATGGCCACGACGGCGGCCGCGACGAACGTGCGTTCAACCAGTGGTATCACGCCGATGCGCGCCACGCCGCACAGTACCAGCACCTGCAGGCGCTCTGGCAGGCGGGTGATGCGACGCCCAGCCTGCAGAGGCACCAGCGCAAGCGGCAGCGCCGACGCCTGCGCGACGCCGGTACTGCCGTGCTGCTGCTCTGTGCGTTGGGTCTGTATACCCGCCAGGCCGCACCACCGGCCGCGCAGGTGATGCGCACGGCGGCAGGCGAGATCCGCGAAGAAGTACTGCCGGATGGCTCGCACGTGCTGCTCTCGCCCGGCAGCGAGGTCCATGTCCGCATCGATGCGCAGCGCCGCCAGCTGCAGCTGCAGCACGGCCAGGCCTGGTTCAAGGTAGCCACCGATGCGCAGCACCCGTTCCAGGTGCATACGACGCACGGCAAGGTCACCGCGCTCGGCACGGCCTTCGACCTTGCCGTACAGGACAACGACAGCGTGGTCACCGTCACCGAGCATCGCGTCCGCGTCGACAGCGGCACCCGCAGTGAGCAGGCCATCGAAGGACAGCAGCTGCGCTTCGATGGACAGGCGCCGATCATCGGCCTGGCTGACAGCTACGGTGCGCTGGCCTGGCGCGAACGTCGCCTGCATTGGGTCTCCACGCCCTTGGCCGAGGTCACCCAGGATCTGGATCGCTGGCATGGCGGCCATACCTGGATCATCGGCGCGCACCTGCGCCAGCAGCCGGTCACCCTGCTCGGCAGCGCAGACGGTGCGGCGCGCAGCCGCGACCAGCTGGCCACGCAGCTGCATGTGCGCGTGCTCCGCCTGGGCGCGGGGGTGCAGGTCTGGCTGCCGCCACGCAGGGGACATCGCGATGCACCCTGA
- a CDS encoding TonB-dependent receptor, with product MLFHRPLVLALSLACASPLPLLPASAHAQAATRHFDLPAQPLASALDAYSRLTGVDLVIGAALPGGQTAPALRGQFDDAQALSRLLVGSGLRPRFIDARRATLEPAPADPSDGSRRTGPLRVQGDTAQGHSPGAGASQYVPATRDGFAPAVGSERVAMAERQDGNSLLRSMPGTHSFHSRSQPGLQVNIRGMTGAGRVNTMIDGVTQTFRNNAGHGSGGPFAYVDPFLLAGVDVQRGAVAGGDGAGTLAGSANFRTLDIDDLLGEGRDWGLRAGYRHGNNGYGNGRTFAGAWRHSEEGGDRQFGLLAAASSSRSSEYATARGQKNTADPGSQQPSSWLLKARLQPSDQHRLDLSHMRYENDFYHNYPWQISARNQRASYHYTPYSPWIDLRATFASNKTRLFYPPVEDSSYIGRRTHSSLSSWTLDNTSRFDIGALQARWNTGIKHQSDIYVADTPTLRGANPQGRSQLDSVFSTLELQYDVYALTAGLRQDRYGIRGHVPVCSDVPGQCAEINGGGIDVRRTQHALSPSLAVSWQATDWLQLFAEASRTSRPPRVQEMFFEKIPLEGMSDADGVGANPFLRRERSRNLQFGANLSTDSLLTDGDLAQLRVTRFDNRIRDYIKPQYLLIVHPPEVEPFVVPIDSDPQLTAWTDALDVDDFSTTTRWMNHPGVVRMRGIELEAHYASEHYHATLSWTRSRTSAPAIEFVNLEDITALPDRYWTLDVGGRWWQQRVQAGLRAEYSGPTEEGYDFFQTRKTGGTGVLLDFYASFKPQPNTTLWLNIENLQNKAYDNNASIDSIFSPILDRGNGRGRTVSMGVNVAF from the coding sequence ATGCTGTTTCACCGCCCCCTTGTCCTCGCCCTGTCACTGGCCTGCGCCAGTCCGCTTCCGTTGTTGCCTGCCAGCGCACACGCGCAGGCCGCCACGCGCCACTTCGATCTTCCTGCACAGCCGCTGGCCAGTGCGCTGGATGCCTACAGCCGGCTGACCGGTGTCGATCTGGTGATCGGCGCAGCATTGCCGGGCGGCCAGACCGCGCCGGCGCTGCGCGGACAGTTCGACGATGCGCAGGCCCTGTCGCGCCTGCTGGTCGGCAGCGGCCTGCGCCCCCGCTTCATCGACGCACGCCGCGCCACGCTGGAACCGGCACCGGCCGACCCCTCAGATGGCAGCCGTCGAACCGGCCCGCTGCGCGTACAGGGTGATACCGCGCAGGGTCACTCTCCCGGTGCAGGGGCCAGCCAGTATGTGCCGGCCACCCGCGATGGCTTTGCGCCAGCGGTCGGCAGCGAGCGCGTGGCGATGGCCGAACGCCAGGACGGCAACAGCCTGCTGCGCTCGATGCCCGGTACCCACAGTTTCCATTCGCGCAGCCAGCCTGGGCTGCAGGTCAACATCCGCGGCATGACCGGCGCCGGCCGGGTCAACACCATGATCGATGGTGTCACCCAGACCTTCCGCAACAACGCGGGCCATGGCTCAGGGGGGCCGTTCGCCTATGTCGATCCGTTCCTGCTGGCCGGCGTGGACGTGCAGCGCGGCGCGGTCGCCGGAGGTGATGGCGCCGGCACGCTGGCCGGCAGTGCCAATTTCCGCACGCTCGACATCGACGATCTGCTTGGCGAAGGTCGTGACTGGGGCCTGCGCGCGGGCTACCGTCATGGCAACAACGGCTACGGCAATGGCCGTACCTTTGCCGGTGCCTGGCGTCACAGCGAAGAGGGCGGCGACCGCCAGTTCGGTCTGCTCGCCGCTGCCAGCAGCAGCCGCAGCAGCGAGTACGCCACCGCGCGCGGGCAGAAGAACACCGCCGACCCGGGCAGCCAACAGCCCAGCAGCTGGCTGCTGAAAGCACGCCTGCAGCCGAGCGACCAGCATCGGCTCGACCTGAGCCACATGCGTTACGAAAACGACTTCTACCACAACTACCCGTGGCAGATTTCCGCACGCAACCAGCGCGCCAGCTACCACTACACGCCCTATTCGCCGTGGATCGACCTGCGCGCGACCTTTGCCAGCAACAAGACCCGGCTGTTCTATCCGCCCGTGGAGGATTCCAGCTACATCGGTCGCCGCACCCACAGCAGCCTCAGCAGCTGGACCCTCGACAACACCAGCCGCTTCGACATCGGCGCGCTGCAGGCACGCTGGAACACCGGCATCAAGCACCAGTCGGACATCTATGTAGCCGACACCCCCACCCTGCGCGGCGCCAACCCCCAGGGCCGCAGCCAGCTGGACAGCGTGTTCAGCACGCTGGAACTGCAGTACGACGTCTACGCGCTGACCGCAGGCCTGCGCCAGGATCGCTATGGCATCCGTGGCCACGTGCCGGTGTGCTCGGATGTCCCCGGCCAGTGCGCGGAGATCAACGGCGGCGGCATCGACGTGCGCCGCACCCAGCACGCGCTCAGCCCCAGCCTGGCGGTTTCGTGGCAGGCCACCGACTGGCTGCAGCTGTTCGCCGAAGCCTCGCGCACATCGCGCCCGCCGCGCGTGCAGGAGATGTTCTTCGAGAAAATCCCGCTGGAAGGCATGAGCGATGCCGACGGCGTGGGCGCCAACCCGTTCCTGCGCCGTGAGCGCTCGCGCAACCTGCAGTTCGGCGCCAACCTCAGCACCGACTCGCTGCTGACCGACGGTGATCTGGCGCAGCTGCGCGTCACCCGCTTCGACAACCGCATCCGCGACTACATCAAGCCGCAATACCTGCTGATCGTGCATCCGCCGGAAGTGGAGCCCTTCGTGGTACCGATCGACAGCGATCCGCAGCTCACTGCCTGGACCGATGCACTGGATGTGGACGACTTCAGCACCACCACGCGCTGGATGAACCACCCGGGCGTGGTACGCATGCGCGGTATCGAGCTGGAAGCGCACTACGCCAGCGAGCACTACCACGCCACGCTGAGCTGGACCCGCTCGCGCACCAGTGCGCCTGCCATCGAGTTCGTCAACCTGGAAGACATCACCGCCCTCCCCGACCGCTACTGGACGCTGGACGTGGGCGGCCGCTGGTGGCAGCAGCGCGTGCAGGCCGGCCTGCGCGCCGAATACTCCGGGCCCACCGAAGAAGGCTACGACTTCTTCCAGACACGCAAGACCGGCGGTACCGGTGTACTGCTCGACTTCTACGCCAGCTTCAAGCCCCAGCCCAACACCACGCTGTGGCTGAACATCGAAAACCTGCAGAACAAGGCCTATGACAACAATGCCTCGATCGACAGCATCTTCAGCCCGATCCTGGACCGCGGCAACGGCCGTGGCCGCACCGTCTCGATGGGTGTCAATGTGGCGTTCTAG
- a CDS encoding RidA family protein, which translates to MNLLTTPDLGHGLLELFNPAGLYDPSANGYSHVAVVRLPARVIHIAGQGGEDADGHLSPGFEEQVEQALDNLQVALRSAQASLADVARLRILVVDHDEDRLGIIARQVRRRWPNRAAPTCTLIPVPRLALDGMLFEIEAEAYAG; encoded by the coding sequence ATGAACCTGTTGACCACCCCGGACCTCGGCCACGGCCTGCTGGAACTGTTCAATCCTGCGGGGCTTTACGACCCTTCGGCCAACGGCTACTCGCACGTGGCGGTGGTGCGCCTTCCCGCCCGGGTGATCCATATCGCCGGGCAGGGCGGTGAGGATGCCGATGGCCATCTCTCCCCCGGTTTCGAGGAACAGGTCGAGCAGGCACTGGACAACCTGCAGGTTGCATTGCGTTCGGCGCAGGCCAGCCTGGCCGATGTCGCACGGTTGCGCATCCTGGTGGTCGACCACGACGAGGACCGGCTGGGCATCATCGCCCGGCAGGTGCGGCGGCGTTGGCCGAACCGCGCGGCGCCGACCTGCACCCTGATTCCCGTGCCGCGGCTGGCGCTGGACGGCATGCTGTTCGAGATCGAGGCGGAGGCCTACGCCGGCTAG
- the adiC gene encoding arginine/agmatine antiporter, with translation MAEAKKIGVVGATFLVAGNMMGSGVFLLPSSLAKIGTASIWGWLITTAGALLLAFVFAKLGKLAPKAGGPYAYARDWFGPYMGFQTNTIYWFANWIGNVAIPIAAVGYFSYFFPILSEPLVRCIAVLVLVWALSFANMIGPAFVSRVQTVTTSFALVPILGIAIFGWFFFDADIFKGAYNVSGESNFGAISSAAALTLWAFIGVESASVTAGVVENPEKNVARATLAGVFLAAIAYIASSSVIMGMVPNGELQTSDAPFALAAAKAVGGWGGALVSLCAFIGAAGSLGGWILLTAQSAKAASDDGLFPSIFSKTNKDDVPVKGVLIVAVLMTLAVLVTSTSETASAQFDVITSAAVVLTLLPYIYSCVACYFVVERSHTLVHTGAFWTLTSLTVVYCLWAIYGSSGTIVQYAFLFVLFITVFYPFFSEERRQQRQRAREASAISAGAQRS, from the coding sequence ATGGCAGAAGCAAAGAAAATCGGGGTGGTCGGAGCCACCTTCCTCGTCGCCGGCAACATGATGGGCTCAGGCGTGTTCCTGTTGCCGTCCAGCCTGGCCAAGATTGGCACCGCCTCGATCTGGGGCTGGCTGATCACCACCGCCGGCGCGCTGCTGCTGGCCTTCGTGTTCGCCAAGCTGGGCAAGCTGGCGCCCAAGGCGGGCGGCCCCTATGCCTATGCACGTGACTGGTTCGGGCCGTACATGGGCTTCCAGACCAACACCATCTACTGGTTCGCCAACTGGATCGGCAACGTCGCCATCCCGATCGCGGCGGTGGGCTACTTCAGCTACTTCTTCCCGATCCTGTCCGAGCCGCTGGTGCGCTGCATCGCGGTGCTGGTGCTGGTGTGGGCGCTGAGCTTCGCCAACATGATCGGTCCGGCCTTCGTCAGCCGCGTGCAGACGGTCACCACCAGCTTCGCGCTGGTGCCGATCCTGGGCATCGCCATCTTCGGCTGGTTCTTCTTCGATGCCGACATCTTCAAGGGCGCCTACAACGTGTCCGGTGAGTCCAACTTCGGCGCGATCTCCAGCGCTGCGGCACTGACCCTGTGGGCCTTCATCGGCGTCGAATCCGCTTCGGTCACGGCGGGCGTGGTCGAGAACCCGGAAAAGAACGTGGCCCGCGCCACGCTGGCCGGCGTGTTCCTGGCGGCCATCGCCTACATCGCCAGTTCCTCGGTGATCATGGGCATGGTGCCCAATGGCGAGCTGCAGACCTCCGATGCGCCGTTCGCACTGGCTGCGGCCAAGGCCGTCGGTGGCTGGGGTGGTGCACTGGTCAGCCTGTGCGCCTTCATCGGCGCTGCAGGTTCGCTGGGCGGTTGGATCCTGCTGACTGCACAGAGTGCCAAGGCAGCGTCCGATGATGGCCTGTTCCCGAGCATCTTCAGCAAGACCAACAAGGACGATGTGCCGGTCAAGGGCGTGCTGATCGTGGCGGTGCTGATGACCCTGGCGGTGCTGGTCACCTCCACCTCGGAAACCGCGTCGGCCCAGTTCGACGTGATCACGTCGGCGGCGGTGGTGCTGACCCTGCTGCCCTACATCTACTCGTGCGTGGCCTGCTACTTCGTGGTCGAGCGCTCGCACACCCTGGTCCACACCGGTGCGTTCTGGACCCTGACCAGCCTGACCGTCGTGTACTGCCTGTGGGCGATCTACGGCTCTTCGGGAACCATCGTGCAGTACGCCTTCCTGTTCGTGCTGTTCATCACCGTGTTCTATCCCTTCTTCAGCGAGGAGCGTCGCCAGCAGCGGCAGCGCGCCCGCGAGGCCTCGGCCATCAGTGCCGGCGCCCAGCGTTCCTGA
- a CDS encoding Orn/Lys/Arg decarboxylase N-terminal domain-containing protein → MYFKSLDYPVIVIDNDYESPRIGGILIRALVEELRSNDQRVLCGLNLDDARAGARTYVAASAVLISIDGSEEVDGEFQRLTAFLREQSARRANLPVFLYGERRTIEKVPSKLLKYIHGFIFLFEDTKSFISRQVMRAAEDYMKNLLPPFFKALIHHAAESNYSWHTPGHAGGVAFTKSPVGRAFHQFYGENTLRSDLSISVPELGSLLDHTGPIKDAENEAARNFGADHTFFVTNGTSTANKIVWHGTVARGDVVFVDRNCHKSLLHALIMTGAVPVYFTPSRNAHGIIGPISLDQFTPESLQQRIAANPLASQAYKAGSKPRIAVVTNSTYDGLCYNAEKIADEIGSAVDFLHFDEAWYAYAAFHPFYENHYGMAKGKPREQDAIIFTTHSTHKLLAAFSQASMIHVRNSAQRNLDAERFNESFMMHTSTSPHYGVIAACDVASKMMEGDAGRSLVQEMHDEAIAFRRAMLHVRDDLGRDDWWFSVWQPTQVERSLDKGDTPAPLVAKREEWYLQPDAHWHGFENLVDDYVLIDPIKVTLLTPGLAMDGSMGKLGIPAAVLSKFLWGRGITVEKTNLYSVLFLFSMGITKGKWSTLVTELMAFKELYDRNAPLSQALPTLAADYPNAYAGWGLRDLCDALHAFNQEFAVAKVMREMYVDLPTPVMTPADAYNHLVKGEIERVDIEQISGRIAATMLVPYPPGIPTIMPGERFGDSDEPITQSLRIAREQNARFPGFESDVHGLIIEQEGDVVSYKVEVLKA, encoded by the coding sequence GTGTACTTCAAGTCCCTGGACTATCCTGTCATTGTCATCGACAACGACTACGAGTCGCCGCGCATCGGTGGCATCCTGATCCGCGCCCTGGTGGAAGAGCTGCGCAGCAACGACCAGCGCGTGCTGTGCGGCCTGAACCTGGATGATGCCCGCGCCGGTGCCCGCACCTATGTGGCGGCCTCGGCGGTGCTGATCTCGATCGACGGCAGCGAAGAGGTGGATGGCGAGTTCCAGCGCCTGACTGCCTTCCTGCGCGAGCAGAGTGCGCGGCGCGCCAACCTGCCGGTGTTCCTGTACGGCGAGCGCCGCACCATCGAGAAGGTGCCGAGCAAGCTGCTCAAGTACATCCACGGCTTCATCTTCCTGTTTGAAGATACCAAGAGCTTCATCTCGCGGCAGGTGATGCGCGCGGCCGAAGACTACATGAAGAACCTGCTGCCGCCGTTCTTCAAGGCGCTGATCCATCATGCGGCCGAGTCGAACTATTCCTGGCATACGCCGGGCCACGCGGGCGGCGTGGCGTTCACCAAGTCGCCGGTCGGCCGTGCCTTCCATCAGTTCTACGGCGAGAACACCCTGCGCAGCGATCTGTCGATCTCGGTGCCGGAGCTGGGCTCGCTGCTCGACCACACCGGCCCGATCAAGGACGCCGAGAACGAAGCCGCGCGCAACTTCGGTGCCGACCATACCTTCTTCGTCACCAATGGCACCTCCACCGCCAACAAGATCGTCTGGCATGGCACGGTGGCCCGTGGCGATGTGGTGTTCGTCGACCGCAACTGCCACAAGTCGCTGCTGCACGCGCTGATCATGACCGGCGCGGTGCCGGTGTACTTCACTCCCAGCCGCAACGCGCACGGCATCATCGGCCCGATCAGCCTGGACCAGTTCACGCCGGAGTCGCTGCAGCAGCGCATCGCCGCCAACCCGCTGGCCAGCCAGGCCTACAAGGCCGGTTCCAAGCCGCGCATCGCGGTGGTCACCAACTCGACCTATGACGGCCTGTGCTACAACGCCGAGAAGATCGCCGACGAGATCGGCAGCGCGGTCGATTTCCTGCACTTCGACGAAGCGTGGTACGCCTACGCCGCGTTCCACCCGTTCTACGAGAACCACTACGGCATGGCCAAGGGCAAGCCGCGTGAGCAGGATGCGATCATTTTCACCACGCATTCCACCCACAAGCTGCTGGCGGCGTTCTCGCAGGCGTCGATGATCCACGTACGCAATTCTGCGCAGCGCAACCTGGATGCCGAGCGCTTCAACGAGTCGTTCATGATGCATACCTCGACCAGCCCGCACTACGGAGTGATCGCGGCCTGCGACGTGGCCTCGAAGATGATGGAGGGCGATGCTGGCCGCTCGCTGGTGCAGGAAATGCATGACGAGGCCATCGCCTTCCGCCGCGCGATGCTGCACGTCCGCGACGACCTGGGCCGCGACGACTGGTGGTTCAGCGTGTGGCAGCCCACCCAGGTCGAGCGCAGCCTGGACAAGGGCGATACGCCGGCACCGCTGGTGGCCAAGCGTGAGGAGTGGTACCTGCAGCCGGACGCCCACTGGCACGGCTTCGAGAACCTGGTTGACGACTACGTGCTGATCGATCCGATCAAGGTGACCCTGCTGACTCCGGGCCTGGCGATGGATGGCAGCATGGGCAAGCTGGGCATCCCGGCGGCGGTGCTGAGCAAGTTCCTGTGGGGCCGCGGCATCACCGTGGAGAAGACCAACCTGTACTCGGTGCTGTTCCTGTTCTCGATGGGCATCACCAAGGGCAAGTGGAGCACCCTGGTGACCGAGCTGATGGCGTTCAAGGAGCTGTACGACCGCAATGCGCCGCTGAGCCAGGCACTGCCGACCCTGGCTGCCGATTATCCGAATGCCTACGCCGGTTGGGGCCTGCGTGACCTGTGCGACGCGCTGCATGCGTTCAACCAGGAATTCGCCGTGGCCAAGGTGATGCGTGAGATGTACGTGGACCTGCCGACACCGGTGATGACCCCGGCCGATGCCTACAACCACCTGGTCAAGGGCGAGATCGAACGGGTCGACATCGAGCAGATCAGTGGCCGCATTGCGGCGACCATGCTGGTGCCGTACCCGCCGGGCATCCCGACCATCATGCCGGGCGAGCGTTTCGGTGACAGCGACGAGCCGATCACCCAGTCGCTGCGCATCGCCCGCGAGCAGAACGCCCGTTTCCCTGGCTTCGAGTCGGACGTGCACGGGCTCATCATCGAGCAGGAGGGGGATGTGGTTTCGTACAAGGTGGAGGTGCTGAAGGCCTGA
- a CDS encoding ChaN family lipoprotein codes for MWRSSRRWLLLYLLALAAMASAQPMPGTVIDLASGQHLDEAAFVKRAADATRLLLGERHDLAGDHAAQRWLLHVLQQQRPQGALVLEMIASERQPRLQRVQRWLAKGNHADGARLQELLGWDTRWPWTAYGGLVQDATAAGIPLFGGNLARAEVNARLASADAVRFPVAAARQRLSAVVLAQHADAAPMLEGMLAVQQARDTRMAQVLTAAPAPALLVAGRWHVLRGTGVPGYLPADTPALVIALASPGEAVEAADADLLWVLDDE; via the coding sequence ATGTGGCGTTCTAGCCGTCGCTGGCTGCTGCTGTACCTGCTTGCGCTGGCCGCAATGGCCAGCGCGCAGCCAATGCCAGGCACGGTGATTGACCTGGCCAGTGGCCAGCACCTGGACGAAGCCGCGTTCGTGAAGCGCGCGGCGGACGCCACGCGACTGCTGCTGGGCGAACGCCACGACCTGGCCGGAGACCACGCCGCCCAGCGCTGGCTGCTGCACGTGCTGCAGCAGCAGCGTCCACAAGGCGCGCTGGTGCTGGAGATGATTGCCAGCGAACGCCAGCCACGCCTGCAACGGGTGCAGCGCTGGCTGGCCAAGGGCAACCATGCCGACGGTGCGCGCCTGCAGGAGCTGCTGGGCTGGGATACACGATGGCCGTGGACCGCCTACGGCGGGCTGGTGCAGGACGCCACCGCTGCCGGCATCCCCTTGTTCGGCGGCAATCTCGCGCGCGCCGAGGTCAATGCCCGCCTGGCGTCCGCTGATGCAGTGCGGTTCCCGGTGGCCGCTGCCCGGCAACGCCTGTCGGCCGTGGTGCTGGCCCAACATGCGGACGCAGCACCGATGCTGGAAGGGATGCTGGCCGTGCAACAGGCCCGCGACACGCGCATGGCACAGGTGCTGACCGCAGCACCCGCACCCGCGCTGCTGGTGGCCGGTCGCTGGCATGTACTGCGCGGCACCGGCGTGCCGGGCTACCTGCCAGCGGACACACCAGCGCTGGTGATCGCACTGGCCTCGCCGGGTGAAGCCGTCGAGGCGGCCGACGCCGACCTGCTATGGGTGCTGGACGATGAGTGA